A window of the Mesorhizobium opportunistum WSM2075 genome harbors these coding sequences:
- a CDS encoding transcriptional regulator NanR translates to MNRSEPIVRRKLSDEVFARLKRLITSGELQPGDDMPSERELMERFEVGRPAIREAMQALSNMGLVAISHGERAKVLQLTAKSIIRQVDGAAKIILSSSKDTLEHLKSARIFFERGMVKEAAERATAEDVQQLKETVAEQRGARGNSEAFISADMKFHSRIAAISGNPIYVAVSEAMLGWLKEYHTEMLIWTGKEKYTLTEHEEIIDRIEHKDADGAEKAMIKHLERSRALYVMNSEK, encoded by the coding sequence ATGAACCGTTCGGAACCGATCGTCCGGCGCAAGCTTTCCGACGAAGTCTTTGCGAGGCTGAAGCGGCTGATCACCAGCGGCGAATTGCAGCCGGGCGATGACATGCCGTCGGAGCGCGAATTGATGGAGCGCTTCGAGGTCGGCCGGCCTGCGATCCGCGAGGCCATGCAGGCGTTGAGCAATATGGGCCTTGTCGCCATCTCGCATGGCGAGCGGGCCAAGGTGCTGCAGCTGACCGCCAAGTCGATCATCAGACAGGTCGACGGTGCGGCCAAGATCATCCTGTCTTCATCGAAGGACACGCTCGAGCATCTGAAGAGCGCGCGCATCTTCTTCGAGCGCGGCATGGTCAAGGAGGCCGCCGAAAGGGCCACCGCCGAGGATGTGCAGCAGCTCAAGGAAACCGTTGCCGAGCAGCGCGGCGCACGCGGCAATTCGGAAGCCTTCATTTCCGCCGACATGAAATTTCACAGCCGGATCGCGGCGATTTCGGGCAACCCGATCTATGTCGCCGTCAGCGAGGCGATGCTCGGCTGGCTGAAGGAATACCACACCGAGATGCTGATCTGGACCGGCAAGGAAAAGTACACGCTGACCGAGCACGAGGAGATCATCGACCGCATCGAGCACAAAGATGCCGACGGCGCCGAGAAGGCAATGATCAAGCATCTCGAACGCTCGCGCGCGCTCTATGTGATGAATTCCGAGAAGTAG